A single window of Neisseria sp. KEM232 DNA harbors:
- the recD gene encoding exodeoxyribonuclease V subunit alpha: MSDNEFRNAAADAALDVLQRLFPEAAAVCAPFLPRLFSALDDGHSFIWLNDAEAEALDSAAPLADGTGRGPLVLRGRRLFLGRLWQLENDLAGEIRRLAAAPAAPADMRAAAENLGLWFDGAGSEGQQAAAALALLQNFMLITGGPGTGKTTTVAKLLALLCSGADSLPRIALAAPTGKAAAHMGNALHAALGRFPLSDGLKERLSALEGQTVHRLLKLRPPQMRPQFDAARPLPLDILVVDEASMLDLALMLDLLRAVPDGCRVILLGDENQLPSVGAGAVLAALARPTVLDADTAGRLKTLLPDAAERFQTASNAPPLSANTARLTVSHRFGEHSGLGALARAVCAGDAAGAEDAFARFPEELSFADGGAERLAERFCRTQAAFWQAADAADPAAAFACQSRLTVLAARRGDAERFNEACRRILLREGRAREDRAWFAGQILMVERNDYAMGLFNGDIGIVMPDPHGSDGLSVRFPAGGGFRSVPLSRLPAHSSAFAVTVHKSQGSEYGEVWLLAPEGGGEGFNRSLLYTAVTRARERFVYAGSRESFAAACANAETRRTALREFLAAG, encoded by the coding sequence ATGTCCGACAACGAATTCCGCAACGCCGCCGCCGATGCTGCGCTCGACGTGCTGCAACGCCTGTTTCCCGAAGCCGCCGCCGTGTGCGCGCCTTTTCTGCCGCGCCTGTTTTCCGCCCTCGACGACGGTCACAGTTTTATTTGGCTGAACGACGCGGAGGCCGAAGCGCTTGATAGCGCCGCGCCGCTGGCCGACGGCACGGGCAGGGGGCCGCTGGTGTTGCGCGGGCGGCGGCTGTTTCTCGGACGCCTGTGGCAGCTGGAAAACGATTTGGCGGGCGAAATCCGCCGCCTCGCCGCCGCGCCCGCCGCGCCTGCCGATATGCGGGCGGCGGCGGAAAACCTCGGCCTGTGGTTTGACGGTGCGGGCAGCGAAGGGCAGCAGGCCGCCGCCGCGCTGGCGCTGCTGCAAAACTTTATGCTGATTACCGGCGGGCCGGGCACGGGCAAAACCACCACCGTCGCCAAGCTGCTCGCCCTTTTGTGTTCGGGCGCCGACTCTCTGCCGCGCATCGCGCTGGCCGCGCCGACGGGCAAGGCGGCGGCGCATATGGGCAACGCGCTGCACGCGGCGCTCGGCCGTTTCCCGCTTTCAGACGGCCTCAAAGAGCGGTTGTCTGCCCTCGAAGGGCAAACCGTCCACCGCCTGCTGAAACTGCGTCCGCCGCAGATGCGGCCGCAGTTTGACGCCGCCCGCCCGCTGCCGCTGGATATTTTGGTGGTGGACGAAGCCTCGATGCTCGATCTGGCGCTGATGCTCGATCTGCTGCGCGCCGTGCCCGACGGTTGCCGCGTGATTCTGTTGGGCGACGAAAACCAGCTTCCTTCCGTCGGCGCGGGTGCGGTGCTGGCGGCGCTGGCGCGGCCGACCGTGCTCGATGCCGACACCGCAGGCCGTCTGAAAACCCTGCTGCCCGATGCCGCAGAGCGTTTTCAGACGGCCTCAAACGCGCCGCCCCTGTCGGCCAATACCGCCCGCCTCACCGTCAGCCACCGCTTCGGCGAACACAGCGGTTTGGGCGCGCTGGCGCGGGCGGTGTGCGCGGGCGATGCGGCGGGAGCGGAAGACGCCTTCGCCCGTTTCCCCGAAGAATTGTCGTTTGCCGATGGCGGCGCCGAACGTTTGGCGGAGCGTTTCTGCCGCACGCAGGCGGCGTTTTGGCAGGCGGCCGATGCCGCCGATCCTGCCGCCGCTTTTGCCTGCCAGAGCCGCCTCACCGTGCTGGCCGCGCGGCGCGGCGACGCCGAACGTTTTAACGAAGCCTGCCGCCGCATTCTGCTGCGCGAAGGGCGCGCGCGCGAAGACAGGGCGTGGTTTGCCGGACAAATCCTGATGGTGGAGCGCAACGATTACGCGATGGGGCTGTTTAACGGCGACATCGGCATTGTGATGCCCGACCCGCACGGCTCGGACGGCCTGTCGGTGCGGTTTCCCGCAGGCGGCGGTTTCCGCAGCGTGCCGCTCAGCCGCCTGCCCGCGCACAGCAGCGCGTTTGCCGTGACCGTGCACAAAAGCCAGGGCTCGGAATACGGCGAAGTGTGGCTGCTCGCGCCCGAAGGCGGCGGAGAGGGTTTCAACCGTTCCCTGCTGTACACCGCCGTCACCCGCGCGCGCGAACGCTTTGTATACGCAGGCAGCCGCGAATCCTTCGCCGCCGCCTGCGCCAACGCCGAAACCCGCCGCACCGCCCTGCGCGAATTTTTGGCGGCAGGGTAG
- a CDS encoding immunity 22 family protein — MNEEYRYADRFNTVHLWLGMFVGTQEEYERYFGQDDLNEGEICPFCRDIGLNAEYDEDYIGIIPLSARTVPLDELLSEAAVDADALDAVRQKCRALGLCEGNAVLWYSDPELNIDAGKSYNGLHYIGEFPGD; from the coding sequence ATGAACGAAGAATACAGATACGCCGACCGTTTCAACACCGTCCACCTTTGGTTGGGCATGTTTGTCGGCACACAGGAAGAGTACGAACGCTATTTCGGGCAGGACGACCTGAACGAAGGCGAAATCTGCCCTTTCTGCCGCGACATCGGCCTGAATGCCGAATATGACGAAGACTACATAGGCATCATTCCCCTGTCCGCCCGCACCGTCCCGCTTGACGAGCTGCTGTCCGAAGCCGCCGTAGACGCAGACGCCCTGGACGCCGTGCGGCAGAAATGCCGCGCACTCGGCCTGTGCGAAGGCAACGCCGTCTTGTGGTATTCTGACCCCGAGCTGAATATCGACGCCGGCAAAAGCTACAACGGCCTGCACTACATCGGCGAATTTCCCGGCGACTGA
- a CDS encoding DNA polymerase III subunit chi, whose amino-acid sequence MPTATFYTHVSDPAAFACRLARRAAQNPEPLLVWTQELGELESLNQALWRDPPEGFLPHEIWQTDAAFPQGVPVVLACGAQLPPLPAGTVVLNLSQDFWTQAAAPPLRVLEIVGGSLEELAAARDRFRAYKQAGFTLEHHNMQGKAV is encoded by the coding sequence ATGCCCACCGCCACCTTCTACACCCACGTTTCCGACCCCGCCGCCTTCGCCTGCCGCCTTGCCCGCCGCGCCGCGCAAAACCCCGAGCCGCTGCTGGTGTGGACGCAGGAGCTCGGCGAACTCGAAAGCCTGAACCAAGCCCTGTGGCGCGACCCGCCCGAGGGTTTTCTGCCGCACGAAATCTGGCAGACCGACGCGGCCTTTCCGCAGGGCGTTCCCGTTGTCCTTGCCTGCGGCGCGCAACTGCCGCCGCTGCCTGCGGGCACCGTCGTCCTCAATCTCAGCCAAGACTTTTGGACGCAGGCCGCCGCGCCGCCCCTGCGCGTGTTGGAAATCGTCGGCGGCAGCCTGGAAGAGCTGGCCGCCGCCCGCGACCGTTTCCGCGCCTACAAACAGGCGGGCTTTACGCTCGAACACCACAATATGCAGGGAAAGGCCGTCTGA
- a CDS encoding DUF1289 domain-containing protein, which translates to MDQPDFFGIPSPCIGVCRANNKGYCVGCLRSREERHNWLKMTDGERHQTMRLLALRRKKVEQAKWEKSRDFGAAPEQEDLDFDFD; encoded by the coding sequence ATGGACCAGCCCGACTTCTTCGGCATCCCCAGCCCCTGCATCGGCGTCTGCCGCGCCAACAACAAAGGCTACTGCGTCGGCTGCCTGCGCAGCCGCGAAGAGCGTCACAACTGGCTGAAAATGACCGACGGCGAACGCCACCAAACCATGCGCCTGCTCGCCCTGCGCCGCAAAAAAGTCGAACAGGCCAAATGGGAAAAAAGCCGCGATTTCGGCGCGGCACCCGAACAGGAAGACCTGGATTTCGATTTCGATTGA
- a CDS encoding FAD:protein FMN transferase has translation MSSVRILFSLLAACLLLAACNRSETPAPPTVTLRGETMGTTYTVKYVSDGLKQTPAPQEVQKQLDGLLEEVNRQMSTYREDSEISRFNRMRDTGRPMPVSADFGFVTAEAVRLNGLTGGALDVTVGPLVNLWGFGPDKSVTREPSPEQIAAASRVTGIDKIAVGGTSNAPTLAKAQPEVYLDLSSIAKGYGVDKLALHLESLGIGNYLVEIGGELRGKGKNAQGESWRIGIEQPQIVQGGGTQIIVPLDNRAIATSGDYRNFHTDAHGRRLSHIIDPQRHEPISHNLASVSVIADTAATADGLSTALFVLGEERGFALAEKQGLAVFFIVREGGGYRTRTSSALKKMLAQEQP, from the coding sequence ATGTCATCCGTCCGCATCCTCTTTTCCCTTCTCGCCGCCTGCCTGCTTTTGGCCGCCTGCAACCGCAGCGAAACCCCCGCGCCGCCCACCGTGACCCTGCGCGGCGAAACCATGGGCACGACCTACACCGTCAAATACGTTTCAGACGGCCTCAAGCAAACCCCCGCGCCGCAGGAAGTGCAAAAACAGCTCGACGGCCTGCTGGAAGAAGTGAACCGGCAGATGTCCACCTACCGCGAAGATTCCGAAATCAGCCGCTTCAACCGTATGCGCGACACCGGCCGCCCCATGCCCGTGTCCGCCGATTTCGGTTTTGTCACCGCCGAAGCCGTGCGCCTCAACGGGCTGACCGGCGGCGCGCTGGACGTCACCGTCGGCCCGCTGGTCAACCTGTGGGGCTTCGGGCCCGACAAAAGCGTCACCCGCGAGCCGTCGCCCGAACAGATTGCCGCCGCCTCGCGCGTCACCGGCATAGACAAAATTGCCGTCGGCGGCACGAGTAATGCCCCCACGCTGGCCAAAGCGCAGCCCGAAGTCTATTTGGATCTGTCGTCCATCGCCAAAGGCTACGGCGTCGACAAACTCGCCCTGCATCTCGAAAGCCTCGGCATCGGCAACTATCTGGTGGAAATCGGCGGCGAGCTGCGCGGCAAAGGCAAAAACGCGCAGGGCGAAAGCTGGCGCATCGGCATCGAGCAGCCGCAGATTGTTCAGGGCGGCGGCACGCAGATTATCGTTCCGCTCGACAACCGCGCCATCGCCACCTCGGGCGACTACCGCAACTTCCACACCGATGCGCACGGACGCCGCCTGTCGCACATCATCGACCCGCAGCGGCACGAGCCCATCAGCCACAATCTCGCCTCCGTCAGCGTGATTGCCGACACGGCCGCCACCGCCGACGGCCTCTCCACCGCCCTGTTCGTCCTCGGCGAAGAGCGCGGCTTCGCGCTTGCCGAAAAACAGGGTTTGGCAGTATTCTTCATCGTCCGCGAAGGCGGCGGCTACCGCACACGGACCAGCTCCGCCCTCAAAAAAATGCTCGCGCAGGAACAACCATGA
- the nqrM gene encoding (Na+)-NQR maturation NqrM, producing MNTILLTFGLFLIVILAMSVGYIFSKRSIKGSCGGISALGMKKMCDCDTPCDTLQKKLDEAQTQGGGIRVDS from the coding sequence ATGAACACCATCCTCCTCACCTTCGGCCTGTTTTTAATCGTTATCCTCGCCATGTCCGTCGGCTATATTTTTTCCAAACGCAGCATCAAAGGCAGCTGCGGCGGCATCAGCGCGCTGGGCATGAAAAAAATGTGCGACTGCGACACCCCGTGCGACACATTGCAGAAAAAACTGGACGAAGCGCAGACGCAGGGCGGCGGGATCCGCGTCGATTCCTGA
- the dusA gene encoding tRNA dihydrouridine(20/20a) synthase DusA: MHTAEHTQSAPDSSYQGTRRLSVAPMLDWTDRHYRYMARQISRHTWLYTEMINAGAVVYGDPERFLLKDDCENPVALQLGGSEPAALAQAAAKAAAYGYDEINLNCGCPSPRVQKGAFGACLMNEVALVADCLNAMQDAAPDCAVTVKHRIGVDRQTEYQIVADFVGTLAEKTACKTFVVHARNAWLNGLSPKENREVPPLKYEYVYRLKREFPELEIIINGGIKTNGEIAAHLQHVDGVMVGRECYHNPMIMRDWDRLFYGDKRQAVGYAELAGRLKDYAAAQLAAGRGSILRHMARHYLGLMHGLNGARRWRRMLSDAALLKDNDPGLILRAWAEVEKANVR, translated from the coding sequence ATGCACACAGCAGAACACACACAGTCCGCCCCCGATTCCTCATACCAAGGCACGCGCCGCCTGTCCGTCGCGCCCATGCTCGACTGGACCGACCGCCACTACCGCTACATGGCGCGGCAGATCAGCCGCCACACCTGGCTTTACACCGAAATGATCAACGCCGGCGCGGTGGTGTACGGCGATCCCGAACGCTTTTTGCTGAAAGACGACTGCGAAAACCCCGTCGCCCTGCAACTGGGCGGCAGCGAGCCCGCCGCTTTGGCGCAGGCAGCGGCAAAGGCGGCGGCATACGGCTACGACGAAATCAACCTCAACTGCGGCTGCCCCAGCCCGCGCGTGCAGAAAGGCGCGTTCGGCGCGTGCCTGATGAACGAGGTTGCGCTGGTGGCCGACTGCCTCAACGCCATGCAGGATGCCGCACCCGACTGCGCCGTTACCGTCAAACACCGCATCGGTGTCGACCGGCAGACCGAATACCAAATCGTCGCCGATTTCGTCGGCACGCTGGCGGAAAAAACCGCCTGCAAAACCTTTGTCGTCCACGCCCGCAACGCCTGGCTTAACGGCCTCTCGCCCAAGGAAAACCGCGAAGTGCCGCCCTTGAAATACGAATATGTCTACCGCCTCAAACGCGAATTTCCCGAGCTGGAAATCATCATCAACGGCGGTATCAAAACCAACGGGGAAATCGCCGCCCACCTGCAACACGTCGACGGCGTGATGGTCGGGCGCGAGTGCTACCACAACCCGATGATTATGCGCGACTGGGACAGGCTGTTTTACGGCGACAAACGCCAAGCAGTAGGCTACGCCGAACTGGCAGGCCGTCTGAAAGACTACGCCGCCGCCCAGCTTGCCGCCGGACGCGGCAGCATCCTGCGCCACATGGCGCGCCACTACCTCGGCCTGATGCACGGCCTCAACGGCGCGCGCCGGTGGCGGCGCATGCTCTCCGATGCCGCCCTGCTCAAAGACAACGACCCCGGTTTGATTCTGCGGGCATGGGCGGAAGTGGAAAAAGCCAATGTCCGGTAG
- a CDS encoding nitroreductase family protein, whose product MDALDLLTTRRSVRELTAPAPDELELETVFQAATQVPDHGGLTPWRFVVIQGDKAKARFRRALEETVVQMKLGDDTMKKAEKVANFAPMIIAVISKPAVGAEKPKPEWEQFLSAGAAAYAVQLATNALGYDNVWITGLWCGSPVLREAMGCGEKDKIIGFIMVGTAQHDFPKEEKNTDLEQFVTYW is encoded by the coding sequence ATGGACGCACTCGACCTTCTCACCACCCGCCGCTCCGTGCGCGAACTCACCGCCCCCGCCCCCGACGAACTCGAACTGGAAACCGTCTTCCAGGCCGCCACGCAGGTGCCCGACCACGGCGGCCTCACCCCGTGGCGTTTCGTCGTGATACAGGGCGACAAAGCCAAAGCCCGCTTCCGCCGCGCGCTGGAAGAAACCGTCGTGCAAATGAAGCTCGGCGACGACACCATGAAAAAAGCGGAAAAAGTCGCCAACTTCGCGCCGATGATTATCGCCGTGATCTCCAAACCCGCCGTCGGCGCGGAAAAACCCAAGCCCGAATGGGAGCAGTTTCTCAGCGCGGGCGCAGCCGCCTACGCCGTGCAGCTCGCTACCAACGCCCTGGGCTACGACAACGTCTGGATTACCGGCCTGTGGTGCGGCAGCCCCGTGTTGCGCGAAGCAATGGGCTGCGGCGAAAAAGACAAAATCATCGGCTTCATCATGGTCGGCACCGCACAGCACGACTTCCCGAAAGAAGAGAAAAACACCGATTTGGAACAATTCGTTACCTATTGGTAA
- a CDS encoding thymidylate synthase gives MRQYLDLMRHVLKHGSDKSDRTGTGTRSVFGYQMRFNLQQGFPLLTTKKLHLRSIIHELLWFLRGDTNIKYLHDNNVTIWDEWADENGELGPVYGYQWRSWPTPNGGSIDQIANLVDQIKHNPDSRRLIVSAWNPALVDEMALPPCHAMFQFYVADGKLSCQLYQRSADIFLGVPFNIASYALLTMMIAQVCGLQAGEFVHTLGDAHLYSNHFEQAKLQLTREPRPLPTMTLNPAVDNLFDFKYEDFELSGYDPHPHIKAAVAV, from the coding sequence ATGCGCCAATATCTCGACCTGATGCGCCATGTTCTCAAACACGGCAGCGACAAATCCGACCGCACCGGCACCGGCACCCGCTCCGTTTTCGGCTACCAGATGCGCTTCAACCTGCAACAGGGCTTCCCGCTCTTAACCACCAAAAAACTGCACCTGCGCTCCATCATCCACGAGCTGTTGTGGTTTTTGCGCGGCGACACCAACATCAAATACCTGCACGACAACAACGTCACCATCTGGGACGAATGGGCCGACGAAAACGGCGAACTCGGCCCCGTTTACGGCTACCAGTGGCGCAGCTGGCCGACGCCCAACGGCGGCAGCATCGACCAAATCGCCAATTTGGTTGACCAAATCAAACACAACCCCGACAGCCGCCGCCTGATCGTTTCCGCCTGGAATCCCGCGCTGGTCGACGAAATGGCGCTGCCGCCCTGCCACGCCATGTTCCAGTTTTACGTGGCCGACGGCAAACTCTCCTGCCAGCTCTACCAGCGCAGCGCCGACATCTTCCTCGGCGTGCCCTTCAACATCGCCAGCTACGCCCTGCTCACCATGATGATCGCCCAAGTCTGCGGCCTGCAAGCGGGCGAGTTCGTCCACACCCTCGGCGACGCCCACCTTTACAGCAACCACTTCGAGCAGGCCAAGCTGCAACTGACCCGCGAACCGCGTCCGCTGCCGACCATGACCCTGAATCCTGCGGTGGACAATCTGTTTGACTTCAAATACGAAGATTTTGAATTAAGCGGCTACGACCCGCACCCGCACATTAAAGCGGCGGTGGCCGTATGA
- a CDS encoding multidrug effflux MFS transporter: protein MEKKIPLGNRQTAFLLATLTAIMPFSVDAYLPAVLSLADDLHVNVHLIEKSMSSFMFGVAFGQLLGGAVSDVKGRKTVALAGLALYAAASVALTLLQSIDQLIGLRLIQAFGGGMAAVMAGAVVRDFYEGREAAQMFALIGIVMMSAPLVAPMLGSALQQLGGWRLIFAFLAAYSITVFLLVARFLPKTAAKGRIDRAFFGGMIRRYIQVLKTKSALGFLFFQAFSFGSMFVFLTESPFVYMKLYGLTPHAYAWAFGCNIITMGTFNRITAWRLKNGSNAEDILLWGLGIQLAANAALLGAVAAFGGMPPFALAAACAMLSVGTQGLVTANTQACFMSRFREIGGSANALLMASTSMIGAGMGWLATELHNGTAYVMSALMLCATLAGCVLLYAFSRNAWQKG from the coding sequence ATGGAAAAGAAAATACCTTTGGGCAACCGGCAGACGGCCTTTCTGCTGGCGACGCTGACGGCGATTATGCCGTTTTCGGTCGACGCCTATCTGCCGGCGGTGCTGTCGCTGGCCGACGATTTGCACGTCAATGTGCATCTGATCGAAAAAAGCATGAGCAGCTTTATGTTCGGCGTGGCTTTCGGCCAGCTGCTCGGCGGCGCGGTGTCCGACGTGAAAGGACGCAAAACCGTGGCTCTGGCCGGTTTGGCGCTGTATGCCGCTGCCTCGGTCGCGCTGACGCTGCTGCAAAGCATCGACCAACTGATCGGGTTGCGCCTGATACAGGCTTTCGGCGGCGGCATGGCGGCGGTGATGGCGGGGGCGGTGGTGCGCGATTTCTACGAAGGACGCGAGGCGGCGCAGATGTTCGCGCTGATCGGCATCGTGATGATGTCCGCGCCGCTGGTGGCGCCCATGCTCGGCTCGGCCTTGCAGCAGCTCGGCGGCTGGCGGCTGATTTTCGCCTTTCTCGCCGCCTATTCGATAACCGTGTTTCTGCTGGTGGCGCGTTTTCTGCCGAAAACGGCGGCCAAAGGGCGGATAGACAGGGCGTTTTTCGGCGGCATGATCCGCCGCTACATCCAAGTGCTGAAAACCAAAAGCGCGCTGGGTTTTCTCTTTTTCCAAGCGTTCAGCTTCGGCTCGATGTTTGTATTCCTTACCGAATCGCCCTTTGTCTATATGAAGCTCTACGGCCTGACGCCGCACGCCTACGCCTGGGCGTTCGGCTGCAACATCATCACGATGGGCACGTTCAACCGCATCACCGCCTGGCGGCTGAAAAACGGCAGCAACGCCGAAGACATTCTGCTGTGGGGCTTGGGCATCCAGCTGGCGGCCAATGCGGCGCTGCTGGGCGCGGTGGCGGCCTTCGGCGGCATGCCGCCTTTCGCGCTGGCGGCGGCCTGCGCCATGTTGTCGGTTGGCACGCAGGGCTTGGTAACGGCCAACACGCAGGCCTGTTTTATGAGCCGCTTCCGTGAAATCGGCGGCAGCGCCAACGCCCTGCTGATGGCGTCCACCTCGATGATCGGCGCGGGCATGGGCTGGCTGGCAACCGAGCTGCACAACGGCACGGCCTATGTGATGTCCGCGCTGATGCTGTGCGCCACTTTGGCAGGCTGCGTGCTGCTCTACGCCTTTTCGCGCAACGCCTGGCAAAAAGGTTGA
- the pgeF gene encoding peptidoglycan editing factor PgeF, producing the protein MPYPTPKNLSAAIGLPVSDGLFLHADWPAPANVKTLVSTRQGGVSIAPYASLNIGAHVGDNPERVAHNRAIVQAAVPVPLAYLNQTHGTHVVAAADAVAVLKDADASVDRSGKAACAVMTADCLPVLFCTADGRCVAAAHAGWRGLAGGILQNTVAAMQADPTDILAYLAPAIGPDAFEVGQDVFDTFCLRDPAAEAAFTDIGGGKYLADIYALATPALHREGVTQIYGGTHCTVLERDTFFSYRRDGQTGRMVSAVWLEEAV; encoded by the coding sequence ATGCCGTATCCCACACCGAAAAACCTCTCCGCCGCCATCGGCCTGCCCGTTTCAGACGGCCTCTTCCTCCATGCCGACTGGCCTGCCCCCGCCAATGTGAAAACGCTGGTTTCCACACGCCAAGGCGGCGTCAGCATCGCGCCCTATGCCTCGCTCAACATCGGCGCACACGTCGGCGACAACCCGGAACGCGTCGCACACAACCGCGCCATTGTCCAAGCCGCCGTGCCCGTTCCCCTCGCCTACCTCAACCAGACGCACGGCACCCATGTCGTTGCCGCCGCCGATGCTGTGGCCGTCTTAAAAGATGCCGACGCCTCTGTCGACCGCAGCGGCAAGGCGGCCTGCGCGGTAATGACTGCCGACTGTCTGCCCGTCCTCTTCTGCACCGCCGACGGCCGCTGCGTCGCCGCCGCCCACGCGGGCTGGCGCGGGCTGGCAGGCGGCATCCTGCAAAACACCGTCGCCGCCATGCAGGCCGACCCCACCGACATCCTCGCCTACCTCGCCCCCGCCATCGGCCCGGATGCCTTTGAAGTCGGGCAGGACGTTTTCGACACGTTCTGCCTGCGCGATCCCGCCGCCGAAGCGGCTTTCACCGACATCGGCGGCGGAAAATACCTCGCCGACATCTACGCCCTCGCCACCCCCGCCCTGCACCGCGAAGGCGTGACGCAAATCTACGGCGGCACGCACTGCACCGTTCTCGAACGCGACACTTTCTTCTCCTACCGCCGCGACGGACAGACGGGACGCATGGTCAGCGCCGTGTGGCTGGAAGAGGCCGTCTGA
- a CDS encoding GNAT family N-acetyltransferase, whose amino-acid sequence MQNSRFNQTGPKIGLSVRLAETREEIEAAQRLRYRVFAEELGADIKGVDGRDTDPYDEYCHHLLAFDDATGEVIGCYRLITEDTAKKVGGWYSEHEFDLSPLKDILPQTVELGRACTHPDYRNGGLVMLLWTGLVKFMKDENLRFMIGCGSIEMRDGGSDAAGLYHILKEKYLAPEPWRVRPLNPLKWDKITPSAHPDTPALIKGYLKAGAWFCGEPCVDEAFNCADVLIMMDISQLSDRYLQKFAPKP is encoded by the coding sequence ATGCAGAACAGTCGTTTCAACCAAACCGGCCCGAAAATCGGCCTCAGCGTCCGACTGGCCGAAACCCGCGAAGAAATCGAAGCCGCGCAGCGCCTGCGCTATCGGGTTTTCGCCGAAGAATTGGGCGCCGACATCAAAGGTGTCGACGGCCGCGACACCGACCCCTACGACGAATACTGCCACCACCTGCTCGCCTTCGACGACGCCACCGGCGAAGTTATCGGCTGCTACCGCCTCATCACCGAAGACACCGCCAAAAAAGTCGGCGGCTGGTACAGCGAACACGAATTCGATTTGAGCCCGCTCAAAGACATTCTGCCGCAAACCGTCGAACTCGGCCGCGCCTGCACCCACCCCGACTACCGCAACGGCGGCCTCGTCATGCTGTTGTGGACGGGACTCGTCAAATTCATGAAAGACGAAAACCTGCGCTTTATGATCGGCTGCGGCAGCATCGAAATGCGCGACGGCGGCAGCGACGCGGCAGGGCTCTACCACATCCTCAAAGAAAAATACCTCGCTCCCGAACCGTGGCGCGTGCGCCCGCTCAACCCGCTCAAATGGGACAAAATCACTCCGTCCGCCCACCCCGACACCCCTGCCCTGATTAAAGGCTACCTCAAAGCGGGTGCCTGGTTCTGCGGCGAACCCTGCGTCGACGAAGCCTTCAACTGCGCCGACGTCCTCATCATGATGGACATCTCGCAACTGAGCGACCGCTACCTGCAAAAATTCGCCCCCAAACCTTAA
- a CDS encoding 1-acyl-sn-glycerol-3-phosphate acyltransferase has translation MTALRFAFRLSCIGLCLIYGAAEMFFLFPFYTPRRKLRAIQIWSHRVLASCGMTLHTYGTLPAENRGQMLVCNHISWLDIMAVNAAHPGRFVAKDDVAKWPVVGYLATQARTVYVARNKGAGGGNSEKLRNVTQALKDGDTVTLFPEGTSSEGRTILPFKTGFFPAAAEAQVPIVPVLCRYPNPDGSSPNPHTAYYGDISLWQSICMVIRQPRSTAELHFLTPVAAGDRQQTAALIRDRLTAKQQELG, from the coding sequence ATGACCGCCCTCCGCTTTGCCTTCCGCCTTTCCTGCATCGGCCTGTGCCTTATCTACGGCGCCGCCGAAATGTTCTTCCTCTTCCCCTTCTACACCCCCCGCCGCAAACTGCGCGCCATCCAAATCTGGTCGCACCGCGTCCTCGCCTCCTGCGGCATGACGCTGCACACCTACGGCACGCTCCCCGCCGAAAACCGCGGCCAAATGCTCGTCTGCAACCACATCTCCTGGCTCGACATCATGGCCGTCAACGCCGCCCACCCCGGCCGCTTCGTCGCCAAAGACGACGTCGCAAAATGGCCCGTTGTCGGCTACCTTGCCACACAGGCGCGCACCGTCTACGTCGCCCGCAACAAAGGCGCCGGCGGCGGCAACAGCGAAAAACTGCGCAACGTCACCCAAGCCCTCAAAGACGGCGACACCGTCACCCTCTTTCCCGAAGGCACCAGCAGCGAAGGCCGCACCATCCTCCCCTTCAAAACCGGCTTCTTCCCCGCCGCCGCCGAAGCGCAAGTCCCCATCGTTCCCGTCCTCTGCCGCTACCCCAATCCCGACGGCAGCAGCCCCAACCCCCACACCGCCTACTACGGCGACATCAGCCTCTGGCAGTCCATCTGCATGGTGATCCGCCAGCCGCGCAGCACCGCCGAACTCCACTTCCTCACCCCCGTTGCCGCAGGCGATCGCCAGCAAACCGCCGCCCTGATCCGCGACCGGCTTACCGCCAAACAGCAGGAATTGGGCTAG